One segment of Pantoea sp. Lij88 DNA contains the following:
- a CDS encoding winged helix-turn-helix domain-containing protein, with product MTGPQPQHVPDDSDALEHAIVGVAAALADSSRVRMLSALMDGRAWTATELCAVTDVAPSTASAHLNRLINSGLIVCVAQGRHRYYRLTGSDIAALIENMMGVSWRRIAAPESSTPTALRTARTCYDHLAGEVAVQIYAVMAQQAWITPEGSAVTLYGRQQFAALRIDLSQPGRRKACCGCLDWSERRFHLGGYAGAALLTAFDAQGWLTRQPGYREVAFTEAGVRHLREVFDITLR from the coding sequence ATGACAGGGCCGCAACCGCAACACGTACCAGACGACAGTGATGCGCTTGAGCACGCGATTGTGGGCGTCGCCGCCGCATTGGCCGATTCGTCACGGGTCAGGATGCTGTCAGCGCTGATGGATGGACGCGCCTGGACCGCCACGGAGCTCTGTGCTGTAACCGACGTGGCGCCCTCCACCGCCAGCGCGCATTTGAACCGGTTGATTAACAGCGGTCTGATCGTCTGTGTGGCGCAGGGGCGTCATCGCTATTACCGGCTGACCGGCAGTGATATCGCGGCGCTGATTGAAAACATGATGGGCGTATCGTGGCGACGGATCGCCGCGCCGGAGAGCAGCACGCCGACAGCGCTTCGCACCGCCCGCACCTGCTACGACCATCTGGCAGGTGAAGTCGCAGTGCAGATCTACGCTGTTATGGCGCAACAGGCGTGGATCACGCCGGAGGGTAGCGCGGTCACCCTTTACGGACGGCAGCAGTTTGCGGCGTTGCGGATTGATCTCTCGCAGCCTGGTCGCCGCAAGGCGTGCTGCGGCTGTCTCGACTGGAGTGAGCGCCGCTTCCATCTCGGCGGCTACGCGGGAGCAGCGCTGCTGACCGCCTTTGATGCACAGGGCTGGCTCACCCGCCAGCCCGGCTATCGTGAGGTCGCATTTACCGAAGCGGGTGTCCGGCATTTACGTGAGGTTTTCGATATTACCCTTCGCTGA
- a CDS encoding amino acid-binding protein, with amino-acid sequence MFDIHVILQNSPGTLSRLTTLLGRHGIGLEGGGLFSSGEQSHAHFLVAEGERARAVLEAEGIAVEALNIPLIRRLPQQRPGELGEITARLADAGINILVQYSDHANQLILITDNNQSAAGLTTEWIP; translated from the coding sequence ATGTTCGATATTCATGTGATCCTGCAAAATAGTCCAGGCACCCTTTCCCGACTTACCACATTGCTGGGCCGTCATGGCATCGGACTGGAAGGCGGCGGCCTGTTCTCTTCTGGTGAGCAGAGCCACGCCCATTTTCTGGTTGCCGAAGGCGAACGGGCGCGAGCAGTTCTGGAAGCGGAAGGGATCGCCGTTGAGGCACTCAACATTCCGTTGATTCGCAGGCTACCGCAGCAGCGTCCCGGCGAGCTGGGGGAGATTACGGCCCGCCTGGCCGATGCCGGGATCAACATTCTGGTGCAATACAGCGATCACGCTAACCAGCTGATCCTGATCACCGATAACAATCAATCAGCCGCCGGGCTGACCACTGAATGGATACCGTAA
- a CDS encoding antibiotic biosynthesis monooxygenase: MIAVLFEAEARPEHQMRYLQLAADLKPLLMQNSGFISLERFQSLTDEKKILSLSWWRDEESVLAWKRNLCHQAAQKEGRETLFAGYRLRIVSLVREYASQQGIN; this comes from the coding sequence ATGATTGCCGTACTGTTTGAAGCCGAGGCCCGCCCGGAACACCAGATGCGTTACCTGCAACTGGCTGCCGACCTTAAACCGCTGCTGATGCAAAACAGCGGATTTATCTCTCTTGAGCGTTTCCAGAGCCTGACCGATGAGAAAAAAATCCTCTCGCTCTCCTGGTGGCGCGATGAAGAGTCGGTGCTGGCCTGGAAGCGCAACCTGTGCCACCAGGCCGCGCAAAAGGAAGGCCGTGAAACCCTTTTTGCCGGGTATCGACTGCGCATCGTCTCGCTGGTCAGAGAATATGCCTCACAACAGGGAATAAATTAA